Proteins co-encoded in one Stenotrophomonas maltophilia genomic window:
- a CDS encoding lipopolysaccharide biosynthesis protein, translated as MNPGRLISVLRTLLLRGLGSGVSVLFTVLVSRYLETPDAALFFVLFNASVIAAVCFRWGVDEVVIRRVAAAPVDKRNAIAVGLVIQAHRRVLIWVIAAFLLGLALLLPSVRHHFGGVGYLDFALMVTASGLIACASAAARVLQGEGRTDAATFYLNICTPSLTLIGLLCLLLLDNAVGARQLLWCYLLAAVVMYGAVVPMRFGRNVLLGLLPGGAKVVADASDRAGANRLGAVVLAQQALGWSAVAIIPIFYGDSAYAGFVVSQKLATLISLLMLAINFTFSSRFAALHAQGNLQELWKLVRLSSWAILIASAAILTGAWLFMGPILDYARVSTDFGGIVIIMMIGQMAFSMAALYAVVLSMCHQEKFLLWMQLGMTMLFVPLLVAVCATGTLVAASWVFVVAYSALACALFFNVRRLTDAGVRHS; from the coding sequence ATGAATCCTGGGCGTTTGATCTCGGTTCTGCGGACTCTGCTTCTGCGAGGGCTCGGTTCGGGCGTCTCGGTGCTCTTCACTGTGCTGGTTTCCCGCTATCTGGAGACCCCGGATGCTGCGTTGTTCTTCGTTCTCTTCAATGCCAGCGTCATTGCGGCGGTCTGCTTTCGTTGGGGTGTCGATGAAGTTGTCATTCGACGGGTCGCCGCCGCTCCTGTGGACAAGCGAAACGCTATCGCGGTCGGCTTGGTAATCCAGGCGCATCGCCGGGTTCTGATCTGGGTGATAGCCGCCTTTCTGCTGGGTCTTGCCCTCCTGCTGCCTTCGGTGCGGCATCACTTTGGTGGAGTCGGCTACCTGGACTTCGCCTTGATGGTGACGGCCTCTGGATTGATTGCGTGTGCTTCAGCTGCTGCTCGAGTTCTACAGGGCGAAGGCCGTACAGATGCTGCGACCTTCTATCTGAATATATGCACGCCGTCCTTGACATTGATCGGGCTGTTGTGCCTGCTTCTGCTCGATAACGCAGTCGGTGCCCGGCAGCTGCTCTGGTGCTACCTGCTGGCTGCTGTTGTCATGTATGGCGCGGTCGTGCCCATGCGTTTCGGTCGGAACGTTCTGCTTGGCCTGCTGCCGGGAGGGGCGAAGGTAGTTGCTGACGCCTCTGATCGCGCTGGCGCCAACCGCTTGGGCGCCGTTGTGTTGGCCCAGCAGGCGTTGGGTTGGAGTGCCGTTGCGATCATTCCGATCTTCTACGGTGATTCGGCTTATGCCGGCTTCGTGGTCTCGCAGAAGCTTGCAACGCTGATCAGCCTGCTGATGCTGGCGATCAATTTCACCTTCTCTTCCCGATTCGCGGCCCTGCATGCGCAAGGCAACCTGCAGGAGCTGTGGAAACTCGTCCGCCTTTCCTCCTGGGCGATTCTGATCGCCAGCGCCGCGATCCTCACGGGGGCTTGGTTGTTCATGGGGCCTATCCTGGATTACGCCCGGGTCTCAACGGACTTCGGCGGCATCGTCATCATCATGATGATTGGACAGATGGCGTTCTCCATGGCTGCGCTGTACGCCGTTGTGCTGAGCATGTGCCATCAGGAGAAGTTCCTGCTTTGGATGCAGCTCGGCATGACCATGCTCTTTGTTCCGCTGCTCGTTGCCGTGTGCGCGACGGGAACTCTGGTTGCCGCATCGTGGGTGTTCGTCGTGGCGTACTCCGCTCTGGCGTGTGCGCTCTTCTTCAATGTCCGACGGCTGACGGATGCCGGGGTGAGGCATTCATGA
- a CDS encoding NAD-dependent epimerase/dehydratase family protein translates to MKVLITGGAGFIGSALARALVARGDQVTILDNLSPQIHGDSPEDSALLASLPPEAVVVKGDVRLREDWLKVLPGQDVVVHLAAETGTGQSMYEIDRYVDVNVRGTSLFLDLIGNKVQGCGSVKRVVVASSRSIYGEGKYKGANGPVYPGARIDADLQEGIFECRDPATGDLVEPLATDEESRIHPSSIYGITKQVQEQLVLVGAAAIGIQGIALRYQNVYGPGQSLKNPYTGILSIFSTLLLQGKDVNIFEDGKETRDFVFIDDVVAATVSAIDADVSGQAFNVGTGEATDVITVASALKDAYGKGGEIRISGNYRIGDIRHNFADLSRAEAAIGYRPRVTFAEGVKRFAAWVLTQQIEDSGYQRSVDEMRAKGLLK, encoded by the coding sequence ATGAAAGTACTGATTACCGGTGGTGCAGGGTTCATTGGCAGTGCCTTGGCGCGCGCGCTGGTTGCGCGCGGCGACCAGGTAACCATCCTGGACAACCTTTCGCCGCAGATCCACGGCGACAGCCCGGAAGATTCGGCGCTGCTGGCTTCGCTGCCGCCTGAGGCCGTCGTGGTCAAGGGCGACGTGCGCCTGCGCGAAGATTGGCTGAAAGTGCTTCCCGGCCAGGACGTAGTCGTCCACCTGGCGGCAGAAACGGGAACCGGTCAGTCCATGTACGAGATCGATCGCTACGTTGATGTCAACGTGCGCGGTACCTCGCTGTTCCTCGATCTGATCGGCAACAAGGTGCAGGGCTGCGGGTCGGTCAAGCGGGTCGTTGTCGCGTCTTCGCGCTCGATCTACGGCGAAGGCAAGTACAAGGGTGCCAACGGTCCGGTCTATCCGGGGGCGCGCATCGACGCGGACCTGCAGGAGGGCATCTTTGAATGCCGCGATCCGGCAACGGGCGATCTGGTGGAGCCGCTGGCAACCGATGAAGAATCGCGCATCCATCCGAGCTCGATCTATGGCATCACCAAGCAGGTTCAGGAACAACTGGTGCTGGTGGGTGCTGCCGCCATTGGTATCCAGGGAATCGCCCTGCGCTATCAGAATGTCTACGGCCCGGGCCAGTCGCTGAAGAACCCCTACACCGGCATCCTGTCGATCTTCTCCACCCTGTTGCTGCAGGGCAAGGACGTGAACATCTTCGAGGACGGCAAGGAAACCCGCGATTTCGTCTTCATTGATGACGTGGTGGCGGCGACGGTGTCGGCCATCGATGCAGATGTCAGTGGGCAGGCCTTCAATGTGGGTACCGGCGAAGCGACCGATGTGATCACCGTTGCCAGTGCGCTGAAGGACGCATACGGCAAGGGCGGAGAGATCCGCATCTCCGGCAACTACCGCATTGGTGACATCCGGCACAACTTCGCCGATCTCAGTCGCGCTGAAGCTGCCATCGGCTATCGCCCGCGCGTGACCTTCGCCGAAGGCGTGAAGCGCTTTGCCGCGTGGGTACTGACCCAGCAGATTGAAGACTCCGGTTACCAGCGCTCGGTCGACGAGATGCGGGCAAAGGGACTGCTCAAGTGA